TCGGCCAACATCATCGCGAGTACGACGGGCTGGGACATCAACCCGCGCGTTCTCGGCACTGTCCCGAAGGAGGCCGCGATCACGCCGATCGAGGGCTTCCACTGGGTCACCGACGCGCACTACGCCGTCGTACCTAAGGGTGTGTCGACGGACAAGCAGGCGGCGATCCTGCAGCTGCTGCAGTTCATGCTGACGCCCGAGCAGCAGGCCAAGGCGTACGACAAGGGCTACTTCTACCCGGGGCCGGCGATCAAGGGCGTCGAGTTGTCGCAGGCGCCGCAGGAGAGCAAGGACGCGATCTCGGAGTTCGGTCGGCCTGAATACGACAAACTGATTGCCGACAATCCGACAGAGGTTCCGCTGGACGCGAAGGCGCTGGTGGCTGCCTTCGACAAGTGGGACCGCGAGGTCGGCGGCAGCAAGGTGAAGGGCCAATGAGCGGTTTCGACCAGCTCCGGCTCGACGGTGTCAGCCGCCGGTTCGGTGCGGCGGATGCGCTGTCCGGGCTCGATCTGACTATCGAGCGGGGCGAGTTCATCGCCCTGCTCGGTCCGTCCGGCTGCGGCAAGTCGACCGCTCTGAACTGCCTGGCCGGGCTGCTCCCATTGACCGCGGGCGCGATCTGGCAGGACGACCAGCGGATCGACACGCTGCCGCCGGAGAAGCGCGGCTTCGGGATGGTGTTCCAGAACTATGCGCTGTTCCCGCACCTGACCGTCCGCGACAACATCGCGTTCGGTCTGCGGATGCGGCACCTGTCGAAAGAGGAGGTCCGGCGCCGGACCGCCGAGGCGATCGAGGTGGTGCAGCTGACCGAGCACGCGAGCAAGCTGCCCGGCCAGCTGTCCGGCGGTCAGCAGCAGCGGGTGGCGATCGCCCGTGCGACCGTACTCGAGCCGTCGCTGGTGCTGATGGACGAGCCGCTGAGCAACCTGGACGCCAAGCTCCGGCTCGAGATGCGCACCGAGATCCGCCGGTTGCACCAGTCGCTCGGGCTGACCACCGTGTACGTCACGCACGACCAGGAGGAGGCGCTCAGCATGGCCGACCGCCTGGTCGTCATGCGCCTGGGCAAGGTGCAGCAGATCGGCACGCCCGAGGAGGTGCACACCAAGCCGGCGACCTGGCATGTCGCCGACTTCATGGGCTACCGCAATCTGCTGCCGTTGAAGGCGTCGCAGATGAACGGCGACCAGGTGACCGTGGACCTCGCCGGTACGGCGATCCGCGGGTCCGCGCAGGGTGCTGTCGCGCCGGGCGACGACGTGATCGCCGCCGTGCGCCCGGAGGACGTGAAGCTCGCGGACCAAGGCGTGAAGGGGCTTGTCGAGGTCGTCGAGTACCAGGGCCGCGAGCGCGCGGTCGAGGTCGTGCTGAGCGACGGGGCTCAAGATGCGGTTCGCTTGCACGTCCGGACCGAGCGGCGGGTCGAGGCGGGGGAGCAGGTGGCGCTGACCGTCACGCCCGGGCGGCTCCTGGTGTATCCGTCATGAGCGCGACCTGGCAGCACCGGCTGGCCGAGCGCGGTGTCGACCGCCGCCTGTGGTTGTTGCTCCCGGCCACGATCTTCGTCCTGTTGCTGTTCGTCTACCCGTTCCTCTACGGCCTGAGCCTGTCGTTCCAGCCGGCCGAGGGCGGCGGCGTGCTGGCCAACTACGACAAGTTCTTCAGCGACGCGTACCAGCGCGACACGATCGCGACCACGTTGAAGATCGCGCTCCCCGCGGCGCTGCTGAACGTGCTGGCCGCCGTACCGATCGCGTTCCGCCTGCGCGGCCGGTTCCGCGGCAAGCGGCTGCTGACCACGATCCTCGTCGTACCGATCACCCTCGGGACCGTGCTCACCGCGCAGGGGCTGCTCAACTACCTCGGTCCAACGGGCTGGTTCAACCGGGTCCTGCTCAGCCTGCACATTGTCGACGATCCGATCCGCCTCACGAACAACTACTGGGGCGTGTTCTTCTCGCTCGTCATCACCGGGTTCCCGTTCGCGTTCCTGCTGGTGCTGTCGTACCTGTCCGGGATCGACCCGACGCTCGAGCGGGCGGCGGCGACCCTCGGCGCCTCGCGCGCGCAGCGGTTCCGGCGGATCACCCTCCCGTTGTTGGCACCCGGATTGGCGACAACCTTTTTGTTGACATTCGTACTCGCGTTCTCGGTGTTCCCGTCCGCGGTCCTGGTCGGTAACCCGGCCGGATCCACCCGCGTCATCTCGCTGGCGGCGTACCAGGCGGCGTACGAGCAGTACGACTACTCCTACGCGTCGGCGATCGCGATGGTGATGGGCGCAGTGGAGCTGGTCGTCGTGGCGATCGTGCTGCTGTGGCGGTCGCGGCTCTACACCGGATCGACGGGAGGCAAGGGATGAGCCGGAAATTCAGGCCTGTTCGTGCCACTCCGTTGGGGTGGGTGATCTGGGCCGTCGTCGTGTTCTTCTTCGTCAACCTCGCCGGCATCGTGCTGTCAGTACTGGTCAGCTCGTTCGGCAAGAAGTGGTTCGACACCTGGTTCCCCAGCGGTTTCACCACCCAGTGGTACGGCGACGCGTGGCGAGAATTCACGTTGTTCCACGTCATCGTCGTCACGCTGCTCGTGTCCGCGCTGGTCGTCGTACTGTCGGTGCTCGTCGGCGCGCCCGCGGCGTACGTGCTGGCCAGGAAGAACTTCCCCGGCAAACGGCTGGTGTACCTGACGTTTCTGCTGCCGATCCTGATGCCGCCGATCACGTACGGCATCCCGCTCGCGACCGTGCTCTACAAGTTCGGGTTCGCGGGGCATCTGTCCGGTGTCGTGCTGGCGAACCTGGTGCCGTCGGTGCCGTTCGTGATCCTCACGATGACGCCGTTCATCGAGCAGGTCGACCCGCGGATCGAGGACGCGGCCCGGATGCTCGGCGCCGGCACGCGCGCGGTGTTCCTGAAGATCCTCGCCCCGCTGCTCGTCCCCGGCCTGCTGGCCTCGGCGATCCTGGTGCTGGTGCGGACGGTCGGAATGTTCGAGTTGACGTTCCTCACCGCCGGGCCGGACTCCCAGACGCTCGTGGTCGCGTTGTACTACTCGATGTCCGCGGCCGGGATCCGGGCGCAACAGTCGGTCGACGCGATGGCCGTGATCTACACCGCGATGATGCTGGTACTTCTGGTGGTAGCGCTGCGTTTCGTCAACCCGACCCAACTGGTCGCCCGAGTGAAGGAAGAACCCTCCGAATGAATTCGAGCAGGTTGAGTCTCACCAACCTTCCCGTCGCCCCCGCGGTCGACCCGAAGGCGTTGTCGGTCGGCATCGTCCATCTCGGGATCGGTGCGTTCCACCGCGCCCACCAGGCCGTCGTCACCGAACGGGCGGCGGTCGAGACCGGCGAGACCCGGTGGGGCATCACCGGCGTGAGCCAGCGCTCCGCCACCGTCCGGGATCAGCTGGCACCGCAGGACGGTCTGTACTCCGTCCTCGAGCGCGGTCTCGGTGAGCCGTCGGTCCAGGTGATCGGCAGCATCCGCGAGGTGCTGACCGCGCCCGAGGACCCGGAGGCAGTGGTCGCGCGGATCGCGGACCCGGCGGTGTCGGTGGTGACGCTGACCGTCACCGAGAAGGGGTATCGGGCCGCGGGCGCCGGGCTGAACCTGGACGACCCAGAGATCCAGGCTGACCTGACCGGCCGCCCGCCGCGCACGGTCGTCGGCCAGTTGGCCGCGGCGATCGCCCGTCGCGAAGAGCCGTTGACGATCGTCTCCTGCGACAACCTGGTTGCCAACGGCCCCTTCCTGCGGACGTTGGTGACCGAGTACTTCGATGCGCTCGGCAAGGTCCCCGCGACGTTCGAGGCGACGCGGTTCCCGGCCAGCATGGTCGACCGGATCGTGCCGGCGACAACCGACGCTGACCGTGACGAGGCCGCTCGGCTGCTCGGCGTACGGGACGAGGCCGTGGTGGTCGCGGAACCCTTCCTGCAATGGGTGATCGAGGACGACTTCGCGGGCGCGCGGCCCGCCTGGGAGCGCGGCGGCGCCGTACTCACCGGCGATGTGGAGCCGTGGGAGCAGGCCAAGCTGCGGATGCTCAACGCTACGCACTCGATGCTCGCGTACCTCGGTGCGTTGCGCGGCTACGAGACGATCGCCGAGGCGGTCCGCGACGAGGAGCTGGGCGGACTCGCGCGGCAGCTGATGACCGACGACGTCGTACCGACCCTCACGCCACCCGACGGGCTGGACCTGGCCGCGTACGGCGCGACCGTGCTGGAACGGTTCGAGAACCCGGCCCTGAAGCACCGCACCCGCCAGGTCGCGATGGACGGTTCGGTCAAGCTGCCGGTCCGCATGCTCGGCACAGTCCGCGACCGCCTGACAGCCGGCGCCGAACCCCGCACGATCTCCCTCGCCGTCGCCGCCTGGATGGTCTACGTCCAACGCACCCCAGACCTGGACGACCCCCAGTCCGACCGCCTCAAGTCCGCCGTCGCAGGCCTCGCCGACCCCGCCAAGCTAGTCGACGCCCTCCTCGCGGTGGACACCATCTTCACCCCCGACCTGCGCGACTCACAGCTCTTCCGGGACCTCCTCGTCGACCACGTCAGCTGGTTGGGAGGATCGTGAGGATGCCGGTGGCGTCCAGGACTGCTTTGCCCAGGGTGAAGGCGCTGGTGGTGTCCTGACCGGTGGTGCGCCATTGCTTGGCGGTGTACCACTGGCCGGTCTTCTGGAAGCGTTCGGCGGCGAGGCTGTCGAGGATGTAGGTGTTGTCGTTCAGCGTGACCTCGCCGGCCGGGATCACCGCGCCGGCGTTCTGCACCATGCCGGTCGCGGTGGTGCCGCCGCGCATCGTCACCTGGTTGCCGGAGACGACGATGTCGCGGAGCAGGTTGGTGCCCCACGGCCCGGAGCCGCGGGTCCGGGACTGGATCGCGATCCCGTTCACGTTGTTCGCCACCACGTTGTCGCGGACCTGGACGTTCGACGAGGTGTTCACGTTGATCCCGCCGCCGTCCCACAGCGACGTACCGGATCCGCGGCCGGTGCCGAAACCGTTGCCGCTCACCACGTTGTCCTCGATGACGCCGTTGCGGCCGATCTCGTAGCGGATCCCGTCCGCCGCGTTGTCGAGGATCTGGTTGCTGCTGAACGTGCGGCTGTCGTCGTACGCGTCGCTCCACAGCCCGACCCCGCGGTTGTACTGGATGAGGTTTCCGCTCACCCAGCCGCCACTGGACCAGGTGGTCTTGATCCCACCGGATTCCCAGTCCGCGATCCAGAAGCCGTCGGTGTTGTTGTAGCTGACCTCGTTGGAGGCGATGGTTGCCTTCAGCGTGCTGTACTGACCGATGCCGAGCTGGCCGTTCGAGTGGATGTGGTTCTTCTCGAGTACGGCGCCGTCCGCGTTCACCAGCATCGCGCCGACCCCGTGGTTCCAGCGGATGTCGTTGGCGATCACCTTCCAGCCCAGGCCGAGCACCACGGCGCCGCCCTGCGGCGGGGTGGCGAAGTGCTCGATCGTCAGCCCGCGGACGGTCACACCGGTCGCGCTGGACTCGATCGCGGTCTGCGTCTTCGACATCTCGATCGAGTGCCCGGCCGGGTCGCTGCCCAGGTAGACGGCGTTCGCCGCGTAATCGGCGTAGAAGGTGCCGGGAGCAACCTTGTCGCGTGTCGCCACCCGGGTCAGGTGCTTGCTGTCCCGGAACAGCTGCTCGCCCAGATAGCAGACGTTCGCCGTGTTGTCCTCGCACTGCCCGGTCTGCGCGTACGCCGGTGGCAGGACACCCGTGGTCACCCAGTCGCCGTTGTTCGCCGTCCAGCGGGTCAGCCTGATCGATCCCGTGAGTACGGCGCCGCTGTTGCCGGCGAGCACCTGGTCCGCCTTCGGCCGGATCGTCTCGGTGATCCGGTGCCAGCCGGCCGTGAAGCAGAACGTCGTACCGGTCGGGGCGTCGTCGACGATCCGGGCGGCGTTGTCGGTGGTCCGGATCGGCACCCCGCTGCAGGCGGGCGCGACCGCGGGCCCGGTCCGGAACGTCCCGTCAGCAGGCGGCACGGCGGCCGGTGGCACGGCGGTAGGTGGTTCTTCGGCGCCCTGGGCAGGCAGGGGGCCGACGGCAACCAGACTGGTGCCGACTGCAACAACTGCAACAACTGCTGTCCTCATAGCGGAGCCTCCGGTGGCACAGGTAGCCCTGAGCGCACCCCCCATGGCGCGGCTTCGCTACGCACGTTACCCCCACGTCACGTAGTCATGGCAATACGTAGCGCACAAACATGTTGCGAATGGCAAGCGGTCAGTTCGCGAGGAAGCTGCCGATCGTGTCCAGGCCGGCGTCCCGCCAGCCGGCCGCGGTGAGCTTGGTGCCGAACCGGGCGAACCGCTGGGTGCCGAGGTCGTCGAGGACGTATTTGTTGCCGCTGAACACCACTTCACCGGCCGGCACCGCGGCGCCGGAGTTCTGGACCATGCCGGTGGCCTGCGTGCCGCCGGTCATCTCGATGGTGTTCCCGCTGACCTGGATGTCGCGCAGCAGGTAGGTGCCCCACGGGCCGGTGCCACGGGTCCGGGACTGGATCGTCACGCCGTTCACATTGCCCGCGACCCGGTTGCCCTTGATGGTGACTCCGGTCGAGGTGTTCACATTGATCCCGCCGCCGTCCCACAGCGACGTACCGGATCCGCGGCCGGTGCCGAAGCCGTTGCCGGTCACCGTGTTGCCTTCGATGGTGCCGTTGCGGCTGATCTCGTACCGGATGCCGTCCGCCGCATTGCCGACAATCTGATTGTCGCTGATCACCCGGCCGTCGTCGGCGACGTCGGCCCACATCCCGATGCCCAGGTTGGACTTGATCACGTTGCCGCTGACGGTGCCGGAGGAGCGGGTGGACTTGATGCCGCCGGACTCCCAGTCGGCGATCCAGAAACCGTCGGTGTTGTTGGAGCTGATCACGTTCCGGGTGACGGCGGCCGCGGCCGAGCTGTACTGCCCGAGGCCGAGCTGGCCGTTGTGGTGGATCAGGTTCTTGTCGACCTTGGTGCTGTTCGCCTTCACCAGCATCACACCGACCGCGTGGTTCCAGCGGACGTCGTTGGCGGTCACCTTCCAGCTGGGCCCGGAGACGAGGGCCCCGGCCTGCGGTGCGCTGGCGAAGTGCTCGATGGTGAGGCCGCGCACGGCGACGCCGGTCGCGCCGGACTCGATCGCGGTCGCGGTCTTCGACATCTCGACCTCGTGACCGACCGGGTTGCTGCCGAGATAGATCGCGTTCGCCGCGTAGTCGGCGTAGAACTTGCCGGCCTTGACCGCCGCGACACTCCCGACCCGCGTCAGGTGCGTGTCGTCGAGGAACAACTGCTCCCGCAGGTAGCAGATGTTCGACTTGTTGTCCTCGCACTCACCACTCTTGCCGTACGCCGACGGCAGCGCGCCCCGCACCACCCAGACGGACCCGGACTTGGCCCACCCGCTCAGCGGAACCGACCCGGTGAGTACGGCGCGCTGCGCGCTCGCCAGCACCTGGTTCGCCTTCGGGCGGATGGTGTCGCTGATCCGGTGCAGGCCGGCCGCGAAGCAGAACGTCGTACCGGCCGGCTTGGAGTTCACGATCGACTGGGCGTTCTGCCCGGGCTTGATCACCGTGCCGACGCACGGCCCGGCGACGGCGGGCCCGGCCTCGTCGGAGTCGACGCCGGGCGGCTTCGGGAGCGTGGGCTCGACCGTCTTGCTCGGCGTCGCCGACGCGGTCGGCTTGCGGGTCGGAGGCGTCGTCGTACCGGGCTTCTTCGACGGTGCGGTCGTGGCTGTGGCCTTCGGCTGGGTCGTGCCGGGCTTCGCGGTGGTGGTCTTGCCCGGGCGGTGCGAGGGCAGTACTCGGGACGCGACCTGCTCGGCGTCCTCGGACTTCGCCGCGGTCGTTGCTTTGTTCTCGTTGGCGATGACGGGCACCGCGACCGTGACAACGGCCGCCGCCGCAGCGATGAGCGCTGCGAACCACAACTTCCTCAATGCACTCTCCTGGGAGCGGGCGAGACCAGGTGTAGCCATCTGCGATTGCTGCGGGACTTAAGGTAGTGCCATGCGGGTCGCCATGTTGCACAACCGTTACCGGACCGGTCAACCCAGTGGTGAGAACACGGTTGTCGCGCAAACGGTTGATTTGTTGCGTAACTCAGGACATGAAATCGATCTGTACGCCCGGAACAGCGACGACATCGCTGAGATGGGGCGAAAAGATCGCGCACTGTTACCGTTCCGTTCCGTTTGGTCATTTTCGGCGGAACGCGATTTAACACAGCTATTGCAAGCTCAGCGGCCCGATGTGGTGCATGTGCACAACACTTTCCCGCTGTTCAGTCCCTCGGTGCTGCGAGCGGCGTACCGGCTGGATCTTCCGGTCGTGGCGACGCTGCACAACTTCCGGCTGCTGTGTGCGAACGCCGTCCTGCAGCGTGACGGCGGACCGTGCGAGTCCTGCATCGGCAAGGTGCCGCTGGCGGCCGTGAAGCACAGTTGCTACCGCGACTCGCGCGTGCAGACGTTGCCGCTGGCGACGAGCATCGGCGTGCACAACGCCTTGCACACCTGGCAGAGGTACGTCGGGACGTTCGTCGTACCGTCCGAGTTCGTGCGGGACCGGTATGCCGCGGCCGGGTTCGACCCGGAACGGTTCGTGGTGAAGCCGCACGCCGTACCGCATTCGGGTGCCGTGCGCAGCGGTGCGGGGGATGCGGTGGTGTTCCTCGGGCGGTTGAGCGAGGACAAGGGGTTCGCGGATCTCCTGCAGGCGTGGGACTCGTCGCTCGGCCGGTTGGTGGTCGTGGGCGACGGACCGCTGCGGGCAGCGGCCGAGGAACGGGCCCGGACAGACCTGTCGATTCAGGTGCTTGGTCAACTGCCGTGGGCGGACGGTATGAAGCAGCTGCGATCCGCGCGCGCCGCCGTCGTACCGGCACGTTCGTATGAGAGCTTCGGGCTCGTGGTGGTGGAGGCGTTCGCGCACGGGGTGCCCGTGGTCGCGTCCCGGCTCGGGGCGCTCGCGGAGCTCGTCGACGACGGTGAATCCGGCGCGCTGACCGCGCCCGGCGATCCGGAAGGATTACGGAAGGCGATCGGGTTGGTGGCTGATCCCGAGACTTCGATAGCCTTCGGCGAACGAGCCCGTCAGGTCTACCTGGAACGCTTCACACCGGAGCGTGACCTGGTGGCCACGGAAAGGATCTACACCGATGCGATCGCCCGGCACTCCGCCAGCGGCCGGGCGCGCACGGGACGACGGGTATAAAGTCGCGGTCGACGCAGGGGGCGGCGTCGGGTCTGACGGAATTCAGGAGTTCGTGTTGGGGGATGGCAGTGTGGGCAGTGCGCCGCGGCTGGGATGCGTCGCCGGGGTCTTCGACCTGTTCCACGTAGGACATGTAGACGTGCTCGAGCGGGCGCGGCGGCACTGCGACAGGCTCGTGGTGGCGGTGCTGTCCGACGACTGGGCGCTGGACGCGTGGGGCGGGCGGCCGTTCGTGCCGCTGCTCGAGCGGGCGCAGATCGTCGAGCACCTGCGGTGTGTCGACGAGGTGGTTGCCGTGGACGACGTACGGTCCGAGTGGCTGACCGGCGTACTGGGGGTGCAGACCGTGTTCGCTGCCGGCACCGACGGCGTACTGGGCGTGGACGAGCTCGCCGGGATCCCGGCCGGGCTGATCACCGTCCTGCCCGCCGGCCGCGGCTCGCGCAGCCCGATCCTGCGCGCCGCGATCGACCAGCGGCAGTCCCGCAGTTCGAACGTCGCATGAGTGGGCTGCGGGAGACTGTCGCGCAGCTGTCCCAGGCGCAGAAGCCCTCGGCCGGTACGCCGGCGTACTCGAGGTTCGTGAACCGGCGGATCGGGCGGGTGTTCGCGGCCGCGGCGTTCCTCGGGAAGCGGACACCGAACCAGGTGAGCCTCGCGTCTGGGTTCTGCTCGCTGGTCGGGATCGTGCTGCTGGCCTGCGTACGCCCGTCACTCGGCCTGGCGCTGGTGGTGACGTTGTTGCTCGTGCTCGGGTACGGGCTGGACTCCGCGGACGGGCAGTTGGCCCGGCTCCGTGGCGGCGGGTCGCCGTTGGGGGAGTGGCTCGACCACATGATCGACGCGGTCAAGATCGTGCTGCTGCACAGCGCCGTACTGATCTCGTTCTACCGTTTCGATGCCTTTGACAACGATCTCGTGCTGCTGATCCCGCTGACGTACGTGTGCATGTCGTCGGTGCTGTTCTTCGGGCTGATCCTGATCGACCAGCTGCGCCGGCGGCACGGCGCTTCCTCGAACCCCAACGCGCGCGGCGACTCGGTGGTGAAGTCGTTGCTCATCGCACCGACCGACTACGGCGTACTGTGCCTGGTCTTCCTCGCCTTCGGTACGCCGTCGCTGTTCGTCGTCCTGTACGGCGCTCTGCTGGCGCTGAACCTGCTGTTCCTCGCGGCCGCGGTCGGGAAGTGGTACCGGGAGATGGCCGTGCTGGGGGTGCGCGCCTGATGGCGATCGTCGGGTACGCGCCCGGGGTGTACGACATGTTCCACATCGGGCACCTGAACATCCTGCGCCGCGCCCGCGAGCACTGCGACCACCTGATCGCGGGCGTCGTCGAGGACGACGTGGTGACCCGGATCAAGGGCCGGCCGCCCGTGGTGCCGCACGAGGAACGGATGGATGTCATCCGAGCGCTCGATCTTGTCGACGAGGTCGTCAGCGACTGGTCCAGCGACAAGTTCGAGATGTGGCAGCAGCTGCGGTACGACGTTCTCTTCAAGGGCGATGACTGGAAGGGAACGGAAAAGGGGAAGAGACTGGAAAGGCTGCTGGGTGAGGTCGGCGCACAGGTGCACTACTTCCCGTACACCGCCTCCACCTCGAGCACAGATCTGCGCAGGCTCCTGGAGGGGATGAGCTGATGTACGGCCGGCCGAAGGTACTGCTCAGCGCGTACGCCTGCCGGCCGACGGGCGGGTCCGAGCCGGGCGCCGGGTGGGCGTGGGCGAAGGCGGCGGCGCGGGACCACGACGTCTGGCTGCTGACCCGGGGCAAGTTCGTGCACGAGATCGAGGAAGAGCTCGCGGCGCGGCCGGTACCCGGTCTGACCGTCGTACCGCTGGAGATGCCTCGGTGGATTCTCCGGCTGCGGCGACGGCCTTCGGACGTGTACTGGTACTACCCGCTGTGGCAAGGGCTGGCGCGTCGTACGGCGCGGCGCCTGCATGCGGAACAGTCGTTCGATGTGATCCATCATTTGACCTTCGCGGTCGACTGGATGGGCGCCGGCGTGGTCGAGCCGTCGTCGGCGAAGGTGATCTGGGGGCCGGTCGGCGGGTCGACGAGTGCGCCGCTGTCGATGGCGCACTGGCTCGGTGCGAGTGGCGTACTGGGCGAGTTGGTACGACGTGCTTACACCGGGTTCCGGCGCCGTGCGACCGGGCGGCGGATGGCGCAGACCGCTGACCTGATGGTTGCCCAGAACAACGACGTCGCGGAGGCGTTCGCGCCGTACGCCCGGGAGATCGTCGTACAGCCGAACGTGGCGATCCGGCGATTCACCGCGTCCGGTCCTTATGAGCCGTTCGGTGCCGCCGGTGTGAAGACCGCGTTGTTCGTCGGGCGGCTGATCCCGTGGAAGGGCGTCCTGATCGCGATCAGCGCGCTCGCTCGTCCCGAGGCGGCGAACTGGGAGCTCCGCATCATCGGCGACGGCCCCGACTGGGGACGCGCCGAGCGCCTCGCGTGGCAGCTGGGTGTGCGCGACCGCGTCGAGTTCATGGGCGCCCTGCCGCGCGAGGAGGTCCTGGCGGCCATGTTCCGCGCCGACGCCCTCCTCGCCCCCGCCTTCCGCGAAGCCGCCGGCTGGGCCGTCACCGAAGCCCTCGCCTCCGGCTGCCCCGTTGTCTGCGTGGACCGCGGCGGCCCCGCCGTCATCGTCGGCCCCGACGAAGGCATCACCGTCCCCTGGCAAGGCGACGTAGTAGGCGAACTCGCAAAAGGCCTCGCCACGCTGCAAGGCCGAATCACCCCAGTAGACCGCTGGGGCCCCGACCGCCTCCCCGACCTACTAGCCGACTGGTACACCCCCGCCCGCGTCTCCCACTAACCCCACCGCCCGCCCCGCCCCGAGCCAACACGAGGGGGGATAACCCGTCATGTGCTGGGTTCTCTGCTCGTATATGAGCAGAGAACCCCACGCGCGAGGGGATATCTGTTCGAACGGATATCCACAGGATTGCGGATGGTAGGCCGCGGGAGGCGGTGGCCGGGGGATGCTTGGTGGGTGAATCTACGGCTCAAAGGGATCGCGGAGCAGCAGGGCGGCGTCTTCAGTCGCCGCCAGGCGCTGTTGTGCGGCTGCTCCGCCGACCAGATCTTCCGCCACCTGAAGGACGGCCGGTGGGTGCGGATCCGGCGTGGCCAGTACGCCGAGAACGTCGACCTCTCGGCGCTCCAGAGCTGGGAACGGATCCGGTGGAAACATCGCCAGGAGATCCACGCGGTGATGAACTCGTTGCGATCGGGCTCCGTTGCCGTCAGCCACCAGTCGTCACTCGTGCTCCACGACCTGCCGGTGTGGGGCCTGGGCCTGGAGCGTGTGCATGTCAGCCGGTTGGACGGGCTGGCCGGTGGCGTCGTCGCCGGCGTTCAGCACCACGTCGCCAAGCCGATCCAGGATGACCTGACGGTGGTCGCGGGACGGTTGGCGACGAGCGCGTCGCGCGCGGCGGTCGAGTCCGCGTGTACGGCGTCGTTCGAGCAGGCTGTCGTGAACATCGACGCGGCTCTCCGGGCGGACGACCTGGGTGCGGAGGGTGTACGGCGACTGCTGGAACTGATCGAGTTCTGGCCCGGGAGCACCACAGCACGGGCGGCCCTGCGCTTCGGCACCAAGCTCTCCGAGTCCGTCGGCGAATCGCGTCTGCGGGTCTTCCTACACGAACACGGGTTCCCCGAGCCGGTTCTGCAGGTCGAGTTCCACGACAGCCATGGGCTCATCGGGCGGGTCGATTTCTACTTCCCGGCGTACAACCTGGTGGTGGAGTTCGACGGGCTGCTCAAGTACGGCGGGGGATCTCCGGAGGTGCTGATCCAGGAGAAGCGCCGCGAGGATCGGCTGCGGGCGCGGGGGCTCGCAGTGGTCCGGACCGACTGGACGGACCTCGAGCATCCGATGCGGCTCGCAACGACCCTGCGGCAAGCCTTCGCCCAGGCCGGCCAGGCCGCCTGACACCGACCTGCCCACCGGACCCGCCCGGTCCGTCGTTCGAGGGGATATCCGCGCAAGTGCCGGGTTCTCCCCTCTTGTACGAGTAGAGAACCCTGCGTTCGGACGGATATCCCCTCGAACGCGGAGGGGGCGTGGGGTCAGTCGCGGGCGGTTTTGCCGGGGAGGGCGAGCATTTGGTCGAGGGCTGCCTTGGCGTAGTGCTGGGTGTCGGCGTCTACCTTGATCGGGTTGACGGCGTGGCCGGCTACCAGGTTTTCCAGGGCCCAGACGAGG
This Kribbella sp. NBC_00482 DNA region includes the following protein-coding sequences:
- a CDS encoding right-handed parallel beta-helix repeat-containing protein produces the protein MRKLWFAALIAAAAAVVTVAVPVIANENKATTAAKSEDAEQVASRVLPSHRPGKTTTAKPGTTQPKATATTAPSKKPGTTTPPTRKPTASATPSKTVEPTLPKPPGVDSDEAGPAVAGPCVGTVIKPGQNAQSIVNSKPAGTTFCFAAGLHRISDTIRPKANQVLASAQRAVLTGSVPLSGWAKSGSVWVVRGALPSAYGKSGECEDNKSNICYLREQLFLDDTHLTRVGSVAAVKAGKFYADYAANAIYLGSNPVGHEVEMSKTATAIESGATGVAVRGLTIEHFASAPQAGALVSGPSWKVTANDVRWNHAVGVMLVKANSTKVDKNLIHHNGQLGLGQYSSAAAAVTRNVISSNNTDGFWIADWESGGIKSTRSSGTVSGNVIKSNLGIGMWADVADDGRVISDNQIVGNAADGIRYEISRNGTIEGNTVTGNGFGTGRGSGTSLWDGGGINVNTSTGVTIKGNRVAGNVNGVTIQSRTRGTGPWGTYLLRDIQVSGNTIEMTGGTQATGMVQNSGAAVPAGEVVFSGNKYVLDDLGTQRFARFGTKLTAAGWRDAGLDTIGSFLAN
- a CDS encoding glycosyltransferase, producing MLHNRYRTGQPSGENTVVAQTVDLLRNSGHEIDLYARNSDDIAEMGRKDRALLPFRSVWSFSAERDLTQLLQAQRPDVVHVHNTFPLFSPSVLRAAYRLDLPVVATLHNFRLLCANAVLQRDGGPCESCIGKVPLAAVKHSCYRDSRVQTLPLATSIGVHNALHTWQRYVGTFVVPSEFVRDRYAAAGFDPERFVVKPHAVPHSGAVRSGAGDAVVFLGRLSEDKGFADLLQAWDSSLGRLVVVGDGPLRAAAEERARTDLSIQVLGQLPWADGMKQLRSARAAVVPARSYESFGLVVVEAFAHGVPVVASRLGALAELVDDGESGALTAPGDPEGLRKAIGLVADPETSIAFGERARQVYLERFTPERDLVATERIYTDAIARHSASGRARTGRRV
- a CDS encoding CDP-alcohol phosphatidyltransferase family protein; its protein translation is MSGLRETVAQLSQAQKPSAGTPAYSRFVNRRIGRVFAAAAFLGKRTPNQVSLASGFCSLVGIVLLACVRPSLGLALVVTLLLVLGYGLDSADGQLARLRGGGSPLGEWLDHMIDAVKIVLLHSAVLISFYRFDAFDNDLVLLIPLTYVCMSSVLFFGLILIDQLRRRHGASSNPNARGDSVVKSLLIAPTDYGVLCLVFLAFGTPSLFVVLYGALLALNLLFLAAAVGKWYREMAVLGVRA
- a CDS encoding adenylyltransferase/cytidyltransferase family protein, with protein sequence MGSAPRLGCVAGVFDLFHVGHVDVLERARRHCDRLVVAVLSDDWALDAWGGRPFVPLLERAQIVEHLRCVDEVVAVDDVRSEWLTGVLGVQTVFAAGTDGVLGVDELAGIPAGLITVLPAGRGSRSPILRAAIDQRQSRSSNVA
- a CDS encoding adenylyltransferase/cytidyltransferase family protein, with product MAIVGYAPGVYDMFHIGHLNILRRAREHCDHLIAGVVEDDVVTRIKGRPPVVPHEERMDVIRALDLVDEVVSDWSSDKFEMWQQLRYDVLFKGDDWKGTEKGKRLERLLGEVGAQVHYFPYTASTSSTDLRRLLEGMS
- a CDS encoding glycosyltransferase family 4 protein, producing MYGRPKVLLSAYACRPTGGSEPGAGWAWAKAAARDHDVWLLTRGKFVHEIEEELAARPVPGLTVVPLEMPRWILRLRRRPSDVYWYYPLWQGLARRTARRLHAEQSFDVIHHLTFAVDWMGAGVVEPSSAKVIWGPVGGSTSAPLSMAHWLGASGVLGELVRRAYTGFRRRATGRRMAQTADLMVAQNNDVAEAFAPYAREIVVQPNVAIRRFTASGPYEPFGAAGVKTALFVGRLIPWKGVLIAISALARPEAANWELRIIGDGPDWGRAERLAWQLGVRDRVEFMGALPREEVLAAMFRADALLAPAFREAAGWAVTEALASGCPVVCVDRGGPAVIVGPDEGITVPWQGDVVGELAKGLATLQGRITPVDRWGPDRLPDLLADWYTPARVSH